From the Verrucomicrobiia bacterium genome, one window contains:
- a CDS encoding FlgD immunoglobulin-like domain containing protein, with protein sequence MSRCSNVFRTTVLLLAVLTLGLTTVAFGNVIVDFRQSANNETNGTIQGLGNVHWINSIVQSSNSRYYEGMSNFQRALFAQTPATTGNIHTLTLSHQFTKGGIHAYDFLTSWAQGIADDGAALGVPIQINQCGIEIGPPNTLVDSCNALHSAFFVDVDIPDDPYISKDGSTAAKIAAYEAIRGNRTVRIYGNAPISNASMTVSHDVANGADNGDSYAKYVLQWTSSSSQILVEMAGHLAISGDGTGMTWGPGLGSSQINGGPYHFKLDALGGALAANGTQTQVTSLGSQDNQIKGADILVPCPTCAVSGPTGPLCPGSAAQSYSVSITGTCTNQSAITWSLSNNTSGASFNGGNTGTSVSVNPGSSCGSFTLTSSFTCSNCIDPVTCSIDVTVQDNTAPVISGVGANTNIECPATPVFSNPTASDDCDQSPALTYNDVTTPGSCPQEYSVTRTWTATDDCGNSSTASQTINVQDNTAPVISGVGANANIECPATPVFSNPSAADACDPNPSLTYNDVTTPGSCPQEYSVTRTWTATDACGNSSQASQTITVEDNTPPTLSGQGADATIECPATPSFTPPTASDACDPNPVISFSDQTTPGACPQEYSVTRTWTVVDACGNQGTPVSQTITVEDNTAPVISGVGGNATIECPATPVFSTPSASDLCDPNPSLTFNDVTTPGSCPQEYSVTRTWTATDACGNSSQASQTITVEDNTAPVISGVGGPQTIECPATPVFSNPSASDLCDPSPSLTFNDVTTPGSCPQEYSVTRTWTATDACGNVSAPVSQTITVEDNTAPVISGVGGNQTIECPATPVFSTPSASDVCDPNPSLTFNDVTTPGSCPQEYSVTRTWTATDACGNSSQASQTITVEDNTAPVISGVGGNQTIECPATPVFSNPTASDLCDPNPSLTFNDVTTPGSCPQEYSVTRTWTATDACGNSSSASQTITVEDNTDPVLTACPAPIVVCEGSPISFTPPTATDACDSDVPVVCTRSDGQGLGDPYPIGTTTITCVAADDCGNSDDCNFTVTVNANPVCSISDGPGFGTPICAGSSTPIADLFCGPAGMASYSWSVDCGTISGFSTEQCVDWTPPAVGGTCTFTLTIVDGNGCTSTCTRQISVPNPTPCVLVPPATLPVCGSTGNSYCGPAGFADYQWSFSSPDWVITGGQGTSCITYTAGSSGPATLLLDATNQFGCHSSCDVPIDCQPGFEGCTPGFWKNHTGLWNQTSDAVSQCVASAIAGLGAPYSGNGTTGSSFRTTFGLTGSEMLEAGLNANLTLQQAINLGGGGFQKLARHAVAGLLSSCQVNYTYTTLQVLTQVHEAIINLEAEPLATQLAAANNLPHDHCESGLPAAAPVASGRDLLNVEDDNFALDPVAVEKAAGSALPTVFALRGSYPNPFNASTQINFALPQAGTVRLVIYNILGQPVRTLLDGDQPAGERSVLWNGTDNSGSSLSSGVYFYKIMFNGQVKVGRMNLIK encoded by the coding sequence ATGTCACGATGTAGCAATGTCTTTCGAACTACGGTCCTGCTTCTGGCCGTATTGACGCTCGGATTGACGACGGTGGCTTTTGGCAACGTCATCGTCGATTTCAGGCAGTCGGCCAACAATGAGACCAACGGGACTATCCAGGGGCTCGGAAATGTGCATTGGATTAATTCCATTGTTCAGTCGAGCAATTCCCGATACTACGAGGGGATGTCCAACTTTCAGCGGGCTCTCTTTGCACAAACTCCCGCCACCACCGGCAATATCCACACCCTGACTTTAAGCCACCAGTTCACCAAGGGAGGCATTCATGCCTACGATTTCTTGACCTCTTGGGCGCAGGGTATTGCCGACGATGGAGCCGCCTTGGGAGTTCCCATCCAAATCAATCAGTGCGGCATTGAGATTGGCCCGCCGAACACCCTGGTGGACTCTTGCAATGCCCTCCACAGCGCCTTTTTTGTGGATGTTGACATTCCGGATGACCCGTATATCAGTAAGGATGGCTCCACAGCGGCCAAAATCGCCGCCTATGAGGCGATCCGGGGGAACCGCACCGTCCGGATTTACGGCAACGCGCCCATCAGCAATGCCTCGATGACAGTCAGCCACGATGTGGCCAACGGAGCGGACAATGGGGATTCGTACGCCAAGTACGTGTTGCAGTGGACCTCCAGTTCCAGCCAGATTCTGGTCGAAATGGCCGGCCATTTGGCCATTTCCGGCGACGGCACCGGTATGACCTGGGGCCCGGGGTTGGGTTCTTCCCAGATTAATGGCGGCCCCTATCACTTCAAACTGGATGCATTGGGCGGCGCTTTGGCAGCCAACGGCACGCAGACCCAGGTCACTTCGCTCGGTTCGCAGGACAACCAAATCAAGGGAGCGGACATTTTGGTTCCCTGTCCGACCTGCGCGGTTTCCGGGCCGACCGGGCCGCTCTGCCCCGGCTCCGCCGCCCAGAGCTACTCGGTCTCCATCACCGGGACCTGCACGAACCAGTCCGCCATAACCTGGAGTTTGAGCAACAACACGTCCGGGGCTTCCTTCAATGGCGGTAATACTGGCACTTCGGTCTCCGTGAACCCCGGCTCTTCCTGCGGTTCTTTCACGCTGACCTCCAGTTTCACCTGCAGCAATTGCATCGATCCGGTCACCTGCTCCATCGATGTGACCGTGCAGGACAACACGGCGCCGGTGATTTCGGGCGTGGGCGCCAACACAAACATTGAGTGCCCGGCGACCCCGGTCTTTTCCAATCCGACCGCCTCGGATGACTGCGACCAGAGCCCTGCGCTTACGTATAACGACGTGACAACTCCGGGCAGCTGCCCGCAGGAGTACTCGGTCACCCGCACTTGGACGGCCACGGACGACTGCGGCAACAGCTCCACGGCCTCCCAGACCATCAACGTGCAGGACAATACGGCGCCGGTGATTTCGGGCGTGGGCGCCAATGCAAACATCGAGTGTCCGGCCACGCCGGTGTTCAGCAATCCTTCGGCGGCGGATGCTTGCGACCCGAATCCGTCCTTGACCTACAACGACGTGACCACTCCGGGTTCTTGCCCGCAGGAGTACTCGGTCACCCGCACCTGGACGGCGACGGATGCCTGCGGCAACTCTTCGCAGGCCAGCCAGACCATCACGGTGGAAGACAACACCCCGCCGACTTTGAGCGGCCAGGGTGCCGATGCCACCATCGAGTGCCCGGCTACTCCATCCTTCACGCCGCCGACGGCTTCGGACGCTTGCGATCCGAACCCGGTTATCAGCTTCAGCGACCAGACCACCCCGGGTGCCTGTCCGCAGGAGTACAGCGTGACGAGAACCTGGACGGTGGTGGATGCCTGCGGCAACCAGGGCACACCGGTTTCCCAAACGATTACCGTGGAGGACAACACCGCTCCGGTCATCTCTGGAGTGGGTGGTAACGCCACCATTGAGTGTCCGGCGACTCCGGTGTTTAGCACTCCCTCTGCTTCGGATCTCTGCGACCCGAACCCGTCCTTGACGTTTAATGATGTCACCACGCCGGGTTCCTGTCCGCAGGAGTATTCGGTTACGCGTACTTGGACGGCTACGGATGCCTGCGGCAATTCTTCGCAGGCCAGCCAGACCATCACGGTCGAGGACAACACCGCTCCCGTAATCTCGGGTGTGGGTGGTCCGCAGACCATTGAGTGTCCGGCCACTCCGGTGTTCAGCAATCCGAGCGCTTCGGATCTCTGCGACCCGAGCCCGTCCTTGACGTTTAATGATGTCACCACGCCGGGTTCCTGTCCGCAGGAATACAGTGTTACCAGAACCTGGACAGCTACGGATGCCTGCGGCAACGTGTCGGCTCCGGTTTCCCAGACGATTACGGTGGAGGACAACACGGCACCGGTCATCAGCGGGGTGGGCGGCAACCAGACGATTGAATGTCCGGCGACGCCGGTCTTCAGCACGCCTTCGGCCTCCGATGTTTGCGATCCGAATCCGTCCTTAACATTTAATGACGTGACCACGCCCGGTTCCTGTCCGCAGGAGTACAGCGTTACCAGAACCTGGACGGCTACGGATGCCTGCGGCAATTCTTCGCAGGCCAGCCAGACCATCACGGTCGAGGACAACACGGCACCGGTTATCAGCGGAGTGGGCGGCAACCAGACCATTGAATGCCCGGCCACCCCGGTGTTTTCCAACCCGACCGCTTCGGATCTTTGCGACCCGAACCCGAGCTTGACGTTCAACGACGTGACGACTCCGGGCTCTTGTCCGCAGGAATACAGCGTAACGCGCACTTGGACGGCCACGGATGCCTGCGGCAATTCGTCTTCTGCTTCCCAGACCATTACGGTGGAGGACAATACTGATCCGGTGTTGACGGCTTGCCCAGCTCCAATCGTGGTCTGCGAGGGTTCACCGATTAGCTTCACCCCGCCGACCGCCACGGATGCCTGCGATTCGGATGTTCCCGTGGTCTGCACGCGCAGCGACGGCCAGGGCTTGGGAGACCCCTATCCGATTGGGACCACCACGATTACCTGTGTGGCCGCCGATGATTGCGGGAATTCCGATGATTGCAACTTTACGGTAACGGTGAACGCCAACCCGGTCTGCAGCATCAGCGATGGACCGGGCTTCGGCACACCCATCTGCGCCGGCTCCTCGACGCCTATCGCCGACCTCTTCTGCGGGCCGGCCGGTATGGCTTCTTACAGCTGGTCAGTGGATTGCGGCACGATCAGCGGCTTTTCCACCGAACAATGTGTGGACTGGACACCGCCGGCCGTGGGCGGCACCTGTACCTTCACTTTGACCATCGTGGACGGCAACGGCTGCACAAGCACCTGCACGCGCCAGATTTCGGTACCCAACCCAACGCCGTGCGTGCTCGTTCCGCCAGCCACCCTGCCGGTGTGCGGCTCGACTGGCAACAGCTACTGCGGCCCGGCCGGCTTTGCCGATTACCAGTGGTCCTTCAGCTCGCCCGATTGGGTGATAACCGGCGGTCAGGGAACTTCGTGCATCACCTACACGGCGGGGAGTTCCGGCCCGGCCACCTTGCTTCTGGATGCCACCAACCAGTTTGGCTGCCATTCCAGTTGCGACGTGCCGATCGACTGCCAGCCCGGCTTTGAGGGTTGCACCCCGGGTTTCTGGAAAAACCACACCGGCTTGTGGAATCAGACGAGCGATGCGGTCTCCCAGTGCGTGGCTTCGGCCATTGCCGGTTTGGGTGCTCCTTACAGCGGCAACGGCACCACAGGTTCCTCTTTCCGCACGACCTTCGGTCTTACGGGAAGCGAGATGCTGGAAGCCGGTTTGAATGCCAACCTCACACTCCAGCAGGCCATCAACCTCGGCGGCGGCGGCTTCCAAAAGCTGGCCCGCCATGCCGTGGCCGGTCTTTTGAGCTCCTGCCAGGTCAACTACACGTATACCACTTTGCAGGTACTGACCCAGGTGCACGAAGCCATCATCAATCTGGAAGCGGAGCCATTGGCCACCCAACTGGCCGCGGCCAACAACCTTCCACATGATCATTGTGAGAGCGGTTTGCCAGCCGCAGCCCCCGTGGCATCGGGAAGGGATCTCTTGAACGTCGAGGATGATAACTTCGCGCTGGATCCGGTAGCCGTCGAAAAGGCGGCAGGCAGCGCTTTGCCGACCGTGTTTGCCCTGCGCGGCAGCTATCCCAATCCGTTCAATGCTTCCACCCAGATCAACTTCGCCCTGCCGCAAGCCGGCACGGTGCGGTTGGTTATCTACAACATTCTGGGGCAGCCCGTGCGTACTCTTCTGGATGGCGACCAGCCGGCCGGGGAGCGTTCGGTACTCTGGAACGGGACGGACAACAGCGGTAGCAGTTTGTCTTCCGGGGTTTACTTCTACAAGATTATGTTCAACGGCCAAGTCAAAGTCGGCCGGATGAACCTGATTAAGTAA
- a CDS encoding efflux RND transporter periplasmic adaptor subunit, giving the protein MLETKMESSKPDLSSLRINRGTEYKSPRKWWKWALAASVVPLLLLGYFLLMRSVSPGLTVQIGSATTITGSQAQALLTASGYVVAQRRAAVASKATGRLAYLGVVEGDRVRAGQVLARLENEDFAAEVDRARATLMQARAESTEATRFYERQKKLLASGGISQLEFEGAEARHQRALAGMASARAAVKSAEVALENTLIRAPFAGTVLTKSAEVGEMVAPLASVGSSRGAVVTLADMNSLEVEADVAEANIDRVRVGLPCEITLDAYPDTRYPGKVVKIVPTADRSRATVLVKVAFVSRDRRVLPEMSAKVNFLPQDTKLSGENEAPVVAVPNSAVTLRNGVKMVFLVEGATVRSTPVVTGRVLGDLTEIKEGVTSGDRVVLSPPGSLTTGMKIKTSE; this is encoded by the coding sequence ATGTTAGAAACGAAAATGGAAAGTTCAAAACCAGATTTATCCTCCCTGCGAATTAATCGCGGGACTGAGTACAAATCGCCGCGCAAATGGTGGAAGTGGGCGCTGGCCGCCTCGGTCGTTCCGCTGCTTCTGCTCGGCTATTTTCTTTTGATGCGGAGTGTTTCGCCGGGGCTCACGGTTCAAATCGGCTCCGCCACCACGATTACCGGCAGCCAGGCGCAGGCGCTTTTGACCGCCTCCGGCTATGTCGTCGCTCAACGCCGGGCGGCGGTCGCCTCCAAGGCGACCGGGCGGCTGGCCTACCTTGGCGTAGTGGAAGGGGACCGGGTTCGGGCCGGGCAGGTCCTCGCCCGGCTGGAAAACGAGGATTTCGCCGCCGAGGTGGACCGGGCCAGGGCGACCTTGATGCAGGCCCGGGCAGAATCGACCGAGGCGACCCGTTTCTATGAACGCCAGAAAAAACTTTTGGCCAGCGGCGGCATCAGCCAGCTGGAATTTGAGGGAGCCGAAGCGAGGCATCAACGGGCTTTGGCTGGGATGGCTTCGGCCCGGGCCGCTGTAAAATCAGCCGAAGTGGCTTTGGAAAACACCTTGATCCGGGCCCCGTTTGCCGGCACAGTTTTAACCAAGTCGGCGGAAGTCGGAGAGATGGTGGCACCTCTGGCCTCCGTCGGTTCCTCGCGCGGGGCGGTAGTCACGCTCGCCGATATGAACTCGTTGGAAGTGGAGGCGGATGTGGCGGAGGCGAACATCGACCGGGTGCGGGTGGGGCTGCCGTGTGAAATCACGCTGGACGCTTATCCGGACACCCGCTATCCCGGCAAAGTGGTTAAAATCGTGCCGACCGCCGACCGCTCGCGGGCCACGGTTTTAGTCAAAGTGGCCTTTGTCTCCCGCGACCGGCGGGTTTTGCCGGAGATGAGCGCCAAGGTGAACTTTTTGCCGCAGGATACCAAGCTGTCCGGCGAAAACGAGGCGCCGGTGGTGGCTGTGCCGAACTCGGCGGTGACCTTGCGAAACGGCGTGAAGATGGTTTTTTTGGTGGAGGGGGCCACCGTCCGCAGCACACCGGTGGTCACGGGGCGGGTTCTGGGGGATTTGACGGAAATCAAGGAAGGTGTAACTTCCGGCGACCGCGTGGTTTTATCCCCGCCGGGAAGTTTGACCACCGGAATGAAAATTAAAACCTCCGAATAG
- a CDS encoding ABC transporter ATP-binding protein, with protein MAEPIIQIESLSKSYYRDSLEIPVLRNLSFSIPEGEFVALMGPSGSGKTTLLNMIAGIDRPTKGAVKVAGTDLAKLGESELASWRARHIGFVFQFYNLIPVLTAFENVELPLLLTNLSKDERKKHVETALGIVGLADRMHHYPRQLSGGQEQRVAIARAIVTDPTVIVADEPTGDLDKQSAEEIMGLLSRLNSEFKKTIVMVTHDPRAAEKAHIQKHLDKGELS; from the coding sequence ATGGCCGAGCCGATTATACAGATTGAGTCGCTTTCCAAATCGTACTACCGGGACAGCTTGGAGATTCCGGTTTTGCGGAATCTATCCTTTTCCATACCGGAAGGGGAGTTCGTCGCCTTGATGGGGCCCTCCGGTTCCGGCAAAACCACTTTGCTGAATATGATTGCCGGCATCGACCGGCCGACCAAGGGGGCCGTCAAGGTGGCCGGCACCGATTTGGCCAAGCTTGGCGAAAGCGAACTGGCCTCCTGGCGGGCGCGGCATATCGGATTCGTTTTCCAGTTTTACAATTTGATTCCGGTTCTGACCGCCTTTGAAAACGTGGAGCTCCCTTTGCTTTTGACCAATTTGTCCAAGGACGAACGGAAAAAACACGTCGAAACGGCGCTCGGTATCGTCGGGCTGGCCGACCGGATGCACCATTACCCCCGCCAGCTTTCAGGCGGGCAGGAGCAGCGGGTGGCAATCGCCCGGGCTATCGTCACCGACCCGACGGTCATCGTGGCGGACGAGCCGACCGGAGATTTGGACAAGCAGTCGGCGGAGGAGATCATGGGGCTTTTGTCGCGGCTCAATTCGGAATTCAAAAAAACGATCGTGATGGTGACCCACGACCCGCGGGCGGCGGAAAAGGCGCACATCCAAAAACATCTGGATAAAGGGGAGCTTTCTTGA
- a CDS encoding ABC transporter permease — protein sequence MKIPLYYSYRNLFARRLTTGLTVLGIGLVVFVFCAVLMMGNGIKQTLVTSGYDDNAILIRKASQNEMNSYIVRDQAGILESQMEIARGSDGKPLVAGELYVVVSLEKRDGGGSVNVVVRGVKPVSLAIRPNIKLTAGRMFTEGLSEVIVGKQTAARYKGAELGGILKFGRREWRVVGVFEAGRSAFESEVWGDVNQMMAAFDRPVVSSMTMKLADPSKFSELKKRLEGDPRLTVDVKREKEYYADQSYATSSFINILGMVISIIFSFGAVIGAMITMYASVANRSAEIGTLRALGFQRRSILGAFLVESVLLSLIGGVVGVAGASLLSFVTVSTTNWDTFSELAFGFALSTAIIGSALVFSVLMGFFGGFLPAVRAARMNIINALRAE from the coding sequence ATGAAAATACCCCTTTACTACAGCTACCGGAACCTGTTCGCCCGCCGGCTCACCACCGGGCTCACGGTATTGGGGATCGGGCTGGTGGTTTTCGTTTTTTGCGCCGTTTTGATGATGGGGAACGGAATCAAACAGACCCTGGTGACCTCCGGCTACGACGACAATGCGATACTCATCCGCAAGGCGTCGCAAAACGAGATGAACTCCTACATCGTGCGGGATCAGGCGGGGATTTTGGAATCGCAAATGGAGATTGCTCGAGGCTCCGACGGCAAGCCGTTGGTGGCCGGGGAACTTTATGTGGTGGTAAGCTTGGAAAAACGGGACGGGGGCGGCTCGGTGAACGTGGTGGTGCGCGGGGTGAAACCGGTTTCTCTGGCCATCCGCCCGAACATCAAATTGACCGCCGGACGGATGTTTACGGAAGGGCTGTCGGAAGTGATTGTGGGGAAACAGACGGCGGCGCGATACAAGGGGGCGGAACTGGGGGGGATTTTGAAGTTCGGGCGGCGGGAATGGCGGGTGGTGGGGGTTTTTGAGGCCGGCCGTTCGGCCTTCGAGTCGGAGGTCTGGGGGGATGTGAACCAGATGATGGCGGCCTTTGACCGGCCGGTGGTCTCCTCAATGACGATGAAATTAGCCGACCCGTCAAAATTTTCCGAACTGAAAAAGCGGCTGGAAGGGGATCCGCGGCTCACCGTGGACGTGAAACGGGAAAAAGAGTACTACGCCGATCAGTCGTACGCCACTTCCAGTTTTATCAACATTCTCGGGATGGTCATCAGCATCATTTTTTCCTTCGGGGCGGTCATCGGGGCGATGATTACCATGTACGCTTCGGTGGCCAACCGCTCCGCCGAAATCGGCACTTTGCGGGCCTTGGGCTTTCAGCGCCGCAGCATCTTAGGGGCTTTTCTGGTCGAGTCCGTGCTGCTTTCCTTAATCGGCGGCGTGGTCGGCGTGGCCGGAGCATCACTTTTGAGCTTTGTCACCGTCTCCACCACCAACTGGGATACTTTCTCCGAGCTGGCCTTCGGCTTTGCCCTCTCCACCGCCATCATCGGCTCGGCCCTCGTCTTCTCCGTCCTGATGGGGTTCTTTGGCGGGTTTTTGCCCGCCGTCCGGGCCGCCCGGATGAACATTATCAACGCCCTGCGGGCGGAATAG
- a CDS encoding FtsX-like permease family protein — MKILKLAIKNAFRHKLRTGLTILGLAVAVMAFGLLRTVIDAWYAGAEAAPPDRLIARNAVNIIFPLPLSYRDQIAKVPGVEKVSYAHWFGAYYVDPKNFFANFAVDHETFFDLYPEVVLDSTELAAFKSEKTAAVCGQILADRFGWKVGDRIRLIGTIYPGNWDLHLVGIYRGLKKSTDESGFYLRWDMLDENLKATVPARAGNVGWYIMKISDPNDGVRISKAVDELFKNSLAETLTETEEAFNLSFIAMSSTIITGLQLVSYLIIGIILLVLANTMAMTARERISEYAVLKTLGFRPVHLVMLIAGESVFIAIVGGVLGMLLIYPMAGGFGEAMKYFFPVFEVKPVTVVLAGIFSLTVGVLASLFPIFRATRVSIVDGLRVVG; from the coding sequence TTGAAAATCTTAAAGCTGGCGATCAAAAACGCCTTCCGGCACAAGCTGCGCACCGGGCTGACCATTCTCGGTCTGGCGGTGGCGGTGATGGCCTTCGGACTTTTGCGCACGGTCATCGACGCCTGGTACGCCGGGGCGGAGGCCGCTCCCCCCGACCGGTTGATTGCCCGCAACGCGGTCAATATCATTTTTCCCCTCCCCCTTTCCTACCGGGATCAGATTGCCAAGGTGCCGGGGGTGGAAAAGGTCTCCTACGCCCACTGGTTCGGGGCCTACTACGTGGACCCTAAAAACTTTTTTGCCAACTTCGCCGTCGACCACGAAACCTTCTTCGATTTGTATCCCGAAGTCGTTTTGGATTCGACGGAGTTGGCGGCGTTCAAGTCGGAAAAGACGGCGGCGGTCTGCGGGCAGATTCTGGCCGACCGGTTCGGCTGGAAGGTGGGGGACCGGATCCGGCTCATTGGCACCATCTATCCCGGCAACTGGGATTTACATTTGGTCGGGATTTACCGCGGCTTGAAAAAATCGACGGATGAATCCGGTTTCTATCTGCGCTGGGATATGCTGGACGAGAACTTGAAAGCGACCGTCCCCGCACGGGCCGGAAACGTCGGCTGGTATATTATGAAAATATCCGACCCGAACGACGGGGTCAGGATTTCCAAAGCGGTGGACGAGCTTTTCAAAAACTCCTTGGCCGAGACCTTGACCGAAACGGAGGAGGCGTTCAATCTTTCCTTTATCGCGATGTCTTCCACCATCATCACGGGCTTGCAGCTCGTTTCCTACCTCATCATCGGCATCATCCTTTTGGTTTTGGCCAACACGATGGCGATGACGGCGCGGGAGCGGATTTCGGAATACGCCGTTTTGAAAACTTTGGGATTCCGCCCCGTCCATCTGGTCATGCTGATTGCCGGGGAATCGGTTTTCATTGCCATCGTTGGCGGGGTTTTGGGAATGCTTTTGATTTACCCCATGGCGGGGGGATTCGGGGAGGCGATGAAATATTTCTTCCCTGTCTTTGAAGTGAAACCGGTTACGGTGGTTTTGGCCGGAATTTTCTCCCTCACGGTCGGCGTTCTGGCCTCCCTCTTCCCCATTTTTCGGGCGACGCGGGTTTCCATCGTCGACGGTTTGCGGGTGGTGGGATGA
- a CDS encoding trypsin-like peptidase domain-containing protein: MPPFVQLVSSETSEKDLQNGKPPGLSDREILDAYSQTVMDVAEKVSPSVVNIHVHQEGNGRTGPRPVNGSGSGFVFTPDGFILTNSHVVHGANQIEAVLFDGQRYLAQLVGDDPHTDLAVVRINAPNLIPAEFGDSQAIQVGQLAVAIGNPYGFQCTVTAGVVSALGRSLRSQSGRLIDNVIQTDAALNPGNSGGPLVNSRGEVIGVNTAVILPAQGICFAIAVNTAKFVAARLIKEGRVRRSFIGVAGQNVSLHRRVVRFHNLPAETGVLVASVEQGSPAKRAGLSEGDVIIGFANQPVAGIDDLHRLLTDERVGLRCELVLVRRNELLRLTVFPREQRAGREN; this comes from the coding sequence ATGCCACCGTTCGTACAATTGGTTTCCAGTGAAACTTCGGAAAAAGATTTGCAAAACGGAAAACCGCCCGGTTTGTCCGACCGGGAGATTCTGGACGCCTACTCCCAAACCGTGATGGACGTGGCGGAAAAGGTTAGTCCGTCCGTCGTCAACATCCATGTGCATCAAGAGGGAAACGGCCGGACGGGGCCGCGTCCCGTTAACGGCAGCGGCTCCGGGTTTGTATTTACGCCGGACGGGTTTATTCTGACCAACAGCCACGTGGTGCACGGTGCCAACCAAATCGAAGCCGTGCTTTTCGACGGGCAGCGGTATTTGGCCCAGTTGGTCGGCGACGACCCCCACACCGACTTGGCCGTGGTGCGCATTAATGCGCCCAATTTGATTCCGGCGGAGTTCGGCGATTCGCAAGCCATCCAAGTCGGGCAACTGGCAGTCGCCATCGGCAACCCGTACGGTTTCCAGTGCACGGTCACCGCCGGGGTCGTTTCGGCCCTCGGACGGTCTTTGCGTTCCCAGTCGGGCCGCTTGATTGACAACGTCATCCAGACCGACGCCGCCCTGAACCCGGGCAATTCCGGCGGGCCATTGGTCAATTCGCGCGGAGAGGTTATCGGGGTTAATACGGCGGTCATATTGCCCGCGCAGGGAATCTGCTTTGCCATCGCCGTCAACACGGCCAAGTTTGTGGCCGCGCGGCTCATCAAGGAAGGCCGGGTGCGCCGCAGTTTTATCGGCGTGGCGGGACAAAATGTTTCCCTGCACCGCCGGGTGGTCCGGTTCCACAACCTGCCCGCCGAGACAGGGGTCTTGGTCGCCTCGGTTGAGCAAGGAAGCCCCGCTAAACGCGCCGGCCTTTCCGAAGGGGACGTCATCATCGGTTTTGCCAACCAGCCGGTGGCAGGTATAGACGATTTGCACCGGTTGTTGACGGATGAACGGGTTGGCCTACGTTGTGAACTGGTTTTGGTGCGTAGAAATGAATTGCTCCGGCTGACGGTTTTTCCAAGGGAACAGAGGGCGGGAAGAGAAAACTGA